A single window of Lacerta agilis isolate rLacAgi1 chromosome 12, rLacAgi1.pri, whole genome shotgun sequence DNA harbors:
- the LOC117056107 gene encoding CX3C chemokine receptor 1-like: protein MAEDHLEVVTDYPYEELAIMCEKTDIQAFGKVFLPILYALVFTVGLVGNGLVVLTIVQGGRQKSVTDIFLLNLAICDLLFVISLPFWASYLIKGWTLGNLSCQIVSSFYSVGLYGGMFFITVISIDRYFAIVRATCIMKARTIRHGSLTSLAVWTLAILFAAPHFVFIRKIGTECTSLYPEHLEEIWPIFTYIEYNVIGFLLPLCIMSFCYLMIVKTLMSCKNHRKRRAMKLILLVVVVFFLFWTPYHISLFLQILRLSDFFQHCSSRRLLDYTMQITESLAFSHCCLNPIIYAFAGEKFRKKLSRLALKCVSFFFFCAPCARAPIPVPEVTITSNHTQNTSDQDGSILL, encoded by the coding sequence ATGGCTGAGGACCATCTGGAAGTGGTCACTGACTATCCCTATGAAGAGCTGGCCATAATGTGTGAGAAAACAGACATCCAGGCATTTGGCAAAGTCTTTCTTCCCATACTGTATGCCCTTGTGTTCACCGTAGGGCTGGTCGGAAACGGCCTGGTGGTTTTGACCATTGTGCAAGGTGGGCGTCAAAAGAGCGTCACTGACATATTTCTCTTGAACTTGGCCATTTGCGATCTCCTTTTTGTCATTTCTCTTCCCTTTTGGGCTTCTTACCTCATAAAAGGTTGGACACTCGGGAACCTTTCCTGTCAGATAGTTTCCTCTTTCTATTCCGTGGGCTTGTACGGAGGGATGTTTTTCATCACTGTCATAAGCATTGATCGGTACTTTGCTATCGTCCGGGCAACGTGCATCATGAAAGCCAGAACAATCCGACATGGATCTCTCACTAGCCTTGCAGTCTGGACCCTGGCCATTTTGTTTGCAGCTCCCCATTTTGTGTTCATCCGAAAGATAGGTACAGAATGCACTTCTCTGTATCCAGAACACCTTGAGGAAATCTGGCCCATTTTCACTTACATAGAATATAACGTCATTGGTTTCCTTCTCCCGCTGTGCATCATGAGTTTCTGCTACCTGATGATCGTCAAAACCTTGATGTCCTGCAAAAATCACCGGAAAAGGAGAGCCATGAAGCTGATTTTATTAGTGGTTGTTGTGTTCTTCCTATTCTGGACTCCATACCACATATCACTTTTTCTGCAGATATTGAGGCTCTCCGACTTCTTTCAGCACTGCAGCTCAAGGAGGCTTTTAGATTACACCATGCAAATCACCGAATCGCTGGCTTTCAGCCACTGCTGCCTTAATCCCATCATCTATGCTTTTGCCGGTGAAAAATTCAGAAAGAAGCTTTCTCGCTTGGCTCTCAAATGTGTCTCGTTCTTTTTTTTCTGTGCGCCTTGCGCTAGAGCTCCCATTCCCGTTCCAGAGgtcaccataaccagcaaccatACGCAGAACACCAGTGACCAAGATGGTTCCATCCTTCTGTGA
- the LOC117056122 gene encoding C-C chemokine receptor type 4-like — MTSTDEALVATGWDTSFPTYDSYEDDPEPCRKDEVRHFESWFLPTFFSLVFLLGLAGNALVVLVLFKYKRLRSMTDIYLLNLAVSDLLFVFALPFWSYYVADNWVFGDGLCKFVSWVYKIGFFSGIFFIMLMSIDRYLAVVHVVFALKARTISYGSLASVVVWLVAITASVPELIFSKSVSYYNYTMCRAEYPRNDKTWNLFTSLEINILGLLMPFVVMLFCYTRIVMTLLHCRNEKKKKAVKMIFAVMIVFFLFWTPYSIVQFLQCLAELGVLEGCLTSKNLDYTAQVTQTLAFFHCCLNPVIYFFMGQKFKKYIRLFFKKCVFSKIFCKSCGRPDTFISESSGSIYTQSTSDEEAL, encoded by the coding sequence ATGACCTCTACTGATGAAGCACTGGTTGCCACAGGGTGGGACACATCATTTCCCACCTATGATAGTTATGAGGATGATCCTGAACCATGCAGAAAAGATGAAGTGAGGCATTTTGAGTCCTGGTTCCTTCCCACATTCTTCTCACTCGTGTTCCTGCTTGGCTTGGCAGGGAACGCCCTCGTTGTCTTGGTCCTGTTCAAGTACAAGAGGCTCAGAAGCATGACGGATATCTACCTGCTCAACCTTGCCGTCTCCGACCTCCTTTTCGTCTTTGCTCTTCCCTTCTGGTCGTATTATGTGGCCGACAATTGGGTGTTTGGAGACGGCTTGTGTAAATTTGTCTCTTGGGTGTACAAGATTGGATTTTTCAGCGGGATCTTCTTCATCATGCTCATGAGCATCGACCGTTATCTCGCCGTTGTTCACGTCGTGTTTGCCTTGAAAGCAAGAACCATCAGCTATGGCAGCCTTGCCAGTGTTGTCGTGTGGCTAGTGGCCATCACGGCGTCTGTTCCAGAGCTGATATTTAGCAAGTCCGTTAGCTACTATAACTACACCATGTGCAGAGCAGAATACCCTAGGAACGACAAAACTTGGAACCTTTTCACCTCCTTGGAGATCAACATTTTAGGCCTTCTGATGCCATTCGTTGTCATGTTATTTTGCTACACAAGGATAGTCATGACCTTGCTCCACTGcagaaatgaaaagaagaagaaggctgtAAAGATGATCTTTGCTGTTATGAttgtgttttttctgttttgGACCCCTTATAGCATTGTACAATTCCTACAATGTTTGGCTGAACTGGGCGTTTTGGAAGGATGCCTGACCAGCAAAAACTTGGACTACACAGCTCAGGTGACTCAAACTCTAGCATTTTTCCATTGCTGTCTCAATCCTGTTATCTACTTCTTCATGGGACAGAAGTTCAAGAAGTACATCAGATTGTTTTTTAAGAAGTGTGTCTTTTCGAAAATATTTTGCAAATCTTGTGGACGCCCCGATACATTCATCTCCGAGTCATCAGGCTCAATCTACACTCAGTCCACAAGTGATGAAGAGGCCCTCTGA